A window of Psychroflexus sp. ALD_RP9 contains these coding sequences:
- a CDS encoding tRNA pseudouridine synthase A — MMQQRYYYLVKIQYLGFRYHGWQKQPDVKTVELMLNKTLNYILEGKRFKCIAAGRTDAMVSANQTYIELFLYDEPLQLDGFLNLFNYNLPQDIRVLDISETSKDFNIIQHAKLKTYHYYFCYAQKMHPFSAPFMLNVRDDLDIDLMISGAQLFTQMTDFYSFTFRPSKLTKFEGEIESCLIENNNVLKANFFPEQSYVLKVKGKGFKRQQIRLMMGALIDLGQHNITLDYFKQLIDGKNRIKLSHVAPASGLVLHKVELV, encoded by the coding sequence TTGATGCAGCAAAGATATTACTACCTAGTTAAGATTCAATACCTTGGATTCAGATACCATGGCTGGCAAAAACAACCAGATGTAAAAACCGTAGAACTTATGCTTAATAAAACGCTTAATTATATCTTAGAAGGTAAGCGTTTTAAATGTATTGCTGCTGGCAGAACAGACGCTATGGTATCTGCAAATCAAACATACATCGAGTTATTTTTATATGATGAACCACTTCAACTTGATGGATTTTTAAATCTGTTCAATTACAATTTACCACAAGATATCAGAGTTTTAGACATTTCTGAAACTTCTAAAGATTTCAATATTATTCAACATGCGAAGTTAAAAACCTATCATTACTATTTCTGTTATGCACAAAAAATGCATCCATTTTCAGCGCCTTTTATGTTAAATGTTCGTGATGATTTAGATATAGACTTAATGATTTCTGGAGCTCAATTATTCACACAAATGACGGATTTTTATTCATTTACCTTCCGACCAAGCAAATTAACAAAATTTGAAGGCGAAATAGAATCATGTTTAATTGAAAATAATAATGTACTAAAGGCTAACTTTTTTCCAGAGCAATCTTATGTTCTTAAGGTAAAAGGCAAAGGTTTTAAACGTCAGCAAATCAGGTTAATGATGGGTGCACTTATCGATTTAGGACAACATAACATTACATTAGATTATTTTAAACAATTAATTGACGGTAAAAACCGTATAAAATTAAGTCATGTTGCTCCTGCTTCAGGTCTTGTATTACATAAAGTAGAGCTTGTTTAA
- the corA gene encoding magnesium/cobalt transporter CorA yields the protein MKSKLKSTFQQFTKPIQFQKKSKVQNLVPGEVTYVGDNDHISTEIDILSYNTDDCKTSTNLSVSEIKATVDAAPESIHWISFTGLKDVKQLTELGNVFKIHPLVLEDIANTKQRPKLDEFKDYVFFTLKMIYHNTSLVKEHFALIVGDNYVISFQENRYDDVLKFLRERIFLKKGRIRDAGSDYLFYAIIDAIVDNYYNIAETIELQTEALEDVILNHTENTSPQDIQILKRQILSVRKSVAPTKELINRLHQTDHKLFKLKTKRFLNDLYDHILQVTENIDIYRDIVWGLMDMYMSSTSNNMNQVMKVLTIMSTIFIPLTFIVGVYGMNFTYMPELDLKSAYYIVWTIMIVIALVLVIYFKRKKWF from the coding sequence TTGAAGTCTAAATTAAAATCTACTTTTCAGCAATTTACAAAACCAATTCAGTTTCAAAAGAAATCTAAGGTTCAAAACTTAGTGCCTGGTGAAGTAACTTATGTTGGTGATAACGACCATATTTCAACTGAAATTGATATACTCAGCTACAATACTGACGATTGTAAAACTTCAACTAATTTATCTGTTTCTGAAATTAAAGCTACTGTCGATGCCGCACCAGAATCTATACATTGGATTAGTTTTACAGGTTTAAAAGATGTTAAGCAACTTACTGAATTAGGAAATGTTTTTAAAATTCATCCTTTAGTTCTTGAAGATATTGCCAATACTAAGCAAAGACCAAAATTAGATGAGTTTAAAGACTATGTGTTTTTTACATTGAAAATGATTTATCACAACACTAGTCTAGTTAAAGAGCATTTTGCACTTATTGTTGGTGATAATTATGTGATAAGCTTTCAAGAAAACAGATACGACGATGTACTAAAATTTCTCCGTGAACGAATTTTTTTAAAAAAAGGTAGAATTAGAGATGCTGGTTCAGACTACTTATTTTATGCTATTATCGATGCTATTGTAGATAATTACTACAATATTGCTGAGACTATTGAACTCCAAACTGAAGCTTTAGAAGATGTTATTTTAAATCATACCGAAAACACTTCTCCACAAGATATTCAAATTCTTAAACGTCAAATTTTAAGTGTGAGAAAATCGGTTGCACCAACTAAAGAACTTATAAACCGTTTGCACCAAACCGATCATAAATTATTTAAATTGAAGACCAAACGCTTCTTAAACGATTTATATGATCATATTTTGCAAGTGACAGAAAATATCGATATTTATCGTGACATTGTTTGGGGTTTAATGGATATGTACATGAGTAGTACAAGTAATAACATGAATCAAGTCATGAAAGTATTAACTATCATGTCTACTATCTTTATTCCATTAACTTTTATTGTTGGTGTATATGGTATGAATTTTACTTACATGCCAGAGCTAGATTTAAAATCTGCTTATTATATTGTATGGACGATAATGATTGTTATTGCTTTAGTTTTAGTAATTTACTTTAAACGCAAAAAATGGTTTTAA
- a CDS encoding prohibitin family protein, whose protein sequence is MEKLPKSIVPIIIVVIIGIIFISNSTVNISSGEAGVLFKRFGGGVVTDEPPLDEGFHIVAPWNDVFVYEVRQQTIDEKMTVLSSNGLDIKLDATIWFEPDYDRLGLLHKERGEDYVRRLIQPAVRSATRTVVGRYKPEELYAQKRESIQKEMYEETEQLLRDQYVLVNRILVRDVSLPPTIKGAIERKLKQEQESLEYQYRLEKAEKEKERQRIEAEGKARANEILSASLTDKILREKGIQATLELSNSSNSKVIVIGSGDEGLPIILGNN, encoded by the coding sequence ATGGAAAAGTTACCAAAATCAATAGTACCAATAATAATTGTTGTAATTATCGGTATTATCTTTATTTCAAATTCAACAGTCAATATTAGTTCAGGTGAAGCCGGCGTTTTATTTAAACGTTTTGGCGGTGGTGTTGTTACTGACGAGCCACCTTTAGATGAAGGATTTCATATTGTTGCTCCATGGAATGATGTGTTTGTCTATGAAGTTAGACAGCAAACAATTGATGAAAAAATGACGGTTTTATCTTCAAACGGACTAGATATTAAACTAGATGCTACGATTTGGTTTGAGCCAGATTATGATAGACTAGGACTTTTGCACAAAGAACGTGGTGAAGATTATGTTAGACGATTAATTCAACCAGCTGTAAGGTCTGCAACAAGAACGGTTGTAGGACGTTACAAGCCTGAAGAATTATATGCGCAAAAGCGTGAGTCAATTCAAAAAGAAATGTACGAAGAGACAGAACAATTATTGAGAGACCAATACGTTTTAGTTAATAGAATTTTAGTTCGTGATGTTTCATTACCGCCAACAATTAAAGGTGCTATTGAACGTAAATTGAAGCAAGAGCAAGAATCATTAGAGTATCAATACCGATTAGAAAAAGCCGAAAAAGAAAAAGAGCGCCAACGTATTGAAGCCGAAGGTAAAGCACGAGCTAATGAGATTTTAAGTGCTTCTTTAACTGATAAAATTCTGAGAGAAAAGGGAATTCAAGCGACACTCGAGCTTTCAAACTCTTCTAACTCCAAAGTAATCGTTATCGGTTCAGGCGATGAAGGTTTACCAATCATATTAGGTAATAATTAA
- the hisB gene encoding bifunctional histidinol-phosphatase/imidazoleglycerol-phosphate dehydratase HisB, producing the protein MKPVLFIDRDGTIIAEPKDEQVDDFSKLKFLPHVITALQKITKVTDYELVMITNQDGLGTDQYPEKDFWPIQNFIVDTLASEGISFSEIFIDKSFAKDNSPNRKPNTGLLGKYFKDNYDLKKSFVIGDRLTDVKLAQNLGAQAIFINNQRNLGNEEVSDEVEQLQQNIVLETTNWDDIKIFLCWPSRKASISRNTKETQISVEVNLDGTGKSHISTGLAFFDHMLDQISKHGLIDLNINTKGDLDVDEHHTIEDTALALGEAFAQAIGDKLGVERYGFCLPMDDCLAQVAIDFGGRNWLVWEADFKREMIGKMPTEMFMHFFKSFSDAAKANLNIKAEGQNEHHKIEAIFKAFAKAIKMAVKRDPDKMILPSTKGTL; encoded by the coding sequence ATGAAACCCGTTTTATTTATAGACCGTGACGGTACAATTATCGCAGAGCCAAAAGACGAACAAGTTGATGATTTTTCTAAGTTAAAGTTTTTACCTCATGTTATTACAGCTTTACAGAAAATTACTAAAGTTACCGATTATGAATTGGTTATGATTACAAATCAAGATGGTTTAGGTACTGACCAATACCCAGAAAAAGATTTTTGGCCAATCCAAAATTTTATTGTCGATACGCTTGCGTCCGAAGGTATTTCGTTTTCAGAAATTTTTATAGATAAAAGCTTTGCAAAAGATAATTCACCCAACAGAAAACCTAATACAGGTTTGCTAGGTAAATATTTTAAAGATAATTATGATTTAAAAAAATCTTTTGTGATTGGTGACCGACTTACTGATGTGAAACTAGCCCAAAACTTGGGCGCTCAAGCAATTTTTATAAACAATCAACGTAACTTAGGCAACGAAGAGGTCTCTGATGAAGTAGAACAACTTCAGCAAAACATAGTCCTTGAAACTACTAACTGGGATGATATTAAAATTTTTTTATGTTGGCCTTCACGTAAAGCTTCAATTAGTCGAAATACTAAAGAAACTCAGATATCTGTTGAAGTTAACTTAGACGGTACAGGAAAAAGTCATATTTCAACAGGTTTAGCATTTTTTGATCATATGCTAGACCAAATTTCAAAACATGGCTTAATCGACTTAAATATAAACACAAAAGGTGATCTTGACGTCGATGAGCATCATACTATCGAAGATACAGCTTTAGCTCTAGGAGAAGCATTTGCCCAAGCTATTGGCGATAAATTAGGTGTAGAACGTTATGGCTTTTGTTTGCCAATGGACGACTGCCTTGCACAAGTAGCTATTGACTTTGGTGGAAGAAATTGGCTGGTTTGGGAAGCCGACTTTAAACGTGAAATGATTGGTAAAATGCCAACTGAAATGTTTATGCACTTTTTTAAATCGTTTTCAGATGCAGCAAAAGCAAACCTTAACATTAAAGCTGAAGGCCAAAATGAGCATCATAAAATTGAAGCGATATTTAAAGCTTTTGCAAAAGCAATTAAAATGGCAGTTAAACGTGACCCAGATAAAATGATTTTACCAAGTACAAAAGGTACTTTATAA
- the hisD gene encoding histidinol dehydrogenase, whose product MNTIKFPPKKDWSQLLKRPTQSYDDLEQTVKSIFKDIESHRDEAIEKYTEMFDGVKISNIIVSSKEFEDASNSVAVGLKEAIKLAYNNIYKFHEAQKINNLAKVETQPGVTCWQSKKPIDSVGLYIPGGSAPLFSSILMLAIPAKIAGCKTITLATPPRKDGTIDPAILYTAHLCGIETVVKVGGIQAIAGLTFGTKSIPKAYKIFGPGNQYVTVAKQVATTYDVAIDMPAGPSELLVMADETAKPSFVASDLLSQAEHGADSQVILVSTDNTLIEAVKSEIKSQIEQLPRVEIAKAAISNSKFILVDSFTEAAELINNYAPEHFIVATRDNNFFVDHISNAGSVFIGNFTPESAGDYASGTNHTLPTNAYAKQYSGVNLDAFMKTITYQEISQEGIKHIGAAVELMAEAEGLTAHKNAMSKRLEAIKESDEA is encoded by the coding sequence ATGAACACCATTAAATTTCCTCCTAAAAAAGATTGGTCTCAATTGCTGAAAAGACCTACGCAATCTTATGACGATTTAGAGCAAACTGTTAAATCTATTTTTAAGGATATCGAATCTCATAGAGATGAAGCCATTGAAAAATATACTGAAATGTTTGATGGTGTTAAAATTTCAAACATAATTGTTAGTTCTAAAGAGTTTGAAGATGCCTCAAATTCTGTTGCTGTCGGCTTAAAAGAAGCCATCAAATTGGCCTACAATAATATTTATAAATTTCACGAAGCTCAAAAAATAAATAATTTAGCAAAAGTTGAAACGCAACCTGGTGTAACTTGTTGGCAAAGTAAAAAACCAATAGATAGTGTTGGTTTATATATTCCAGGTGGTAGCGCACCTTTATTTTCGAGTATTTTAATGTTAGCAATTCCCGCAAAAATTGCTGGTTGCAAAACGATTACCTTAGCAACACCACCAAGAAAAGACGGTACAATAGATCCTGCAATTTTATATACCGCTCATTTATGCGGTATTGAAACCGTTGTTAAAGTTGGCGGAATTCAAGCTATTGCTGGACTTACATTTGGTACTAAAAGTATTCCAAAAGCTTATAAAATTTTCGGGCCTGGAAATCAATATGTAACAGTTGCTAAACAAGTAGCAACAACTTATGATGTTGCCATCGACATGCCAGCAGGTCCGTCTGAATTACTAGTTATGGCCGATGAAACTGCAAAACCTTCATTTGTTGCTTCTGATTTATTGAGTCAGGCTGAACATGGAGCAGATTCTCAAGTCATTTTAGTTTCAACAGACAATACTTTAATTGAAGCTGTAAAATCTGAGATAAAATCTCAAATTGAACAATTACCCAGAGTTGAAATTGCTAAGGCTGCAATCAGTAATTCAAAATTTATTTTAGTAGATTCATTTACTGAGGCAGCAGAACTGATTAACAATTACGCACCAGAACACTTTATTGTAGCCACAAGAGATAACAACTTTTTCGTTGATCATATTTCTAATGCTGGATCTGTGTTTATTGGTAATTTTACACCAGAAAGCGCAGGCGATTACGCATCTGGAACTAATCACACACTGCCAACAAATGCATACGCCAAACAATATAGTGGTGTTAATTTAGACGCATTTATGAAAACAATTACTTACCAAGAAATTAGTCAAGAAGGTATTAAACACATTGGTGCTGCTGTAGAGTTAATGGCTGAAGCTGAAGGACTTACTGCTCATAAAAATGCAATGTCTAAAAGATTAGAGGCTATTAAAGAAAGTGATGAGGCATGA
- the hisA gene encoding 1-(5-phosphoribosyl)-5-[(5-phosphoribosylamino)methylideneamino]imidazole-4-carboxamide isomerase encodes MRIIPAIDIIEGKCVRLTKGDYNTQKVYNEDPLEIAMTFEDHGIKHLHLVDLDGAKSQHIVNYNVLERISSKTDLQIDFGGGLKSDEDLRIAFESGAHQITGGSIAVKNEDLFMKWLKTYGNDKIILGADAKNGKIATTGWLEDSDIDILNFIDSFVKKGVSYVIATDISKDGTLEGTAIDLYKQILQQHPEIQLIASGGVAGIDDLNHAKEIGCEGIIIGKAIYENTISLKDLENYIVGKTS; translated from the coding sequence ATGAGAATCATACCAGCTATAGATATAATTGAAGGAAAGTGTGTTCGTCTAACCAAAGGAGATTATAACACGCAAAAAGTTTATAACGAAGATCCACTTGAAATTGCTATGACTTTTGAAGATCACGGTATTAAACATTTACACTTAGTCGACCTTGATGGCGCGAAGTCTCAGCATATTGTTAATTATAATGTTTTAGAACGCATTTCTTCAAAAACTGATTTGCAAATCGATTTTGGTGGTGGTCTAAAGTCTGATGAAGATTTACGTATTGCCTTCGAGTCTGGTGCCCATCAAATTACAGGCGGAAGCATTGCTGTTAAAAATGAGGATCTATTTATGAAGTGGCTAAAGACTTACGGTAACGATAAAATAATTTTGGGTGCTGACGCCAAAAACGGTAAAATTGCTACAACTGGTTGGTTAGAAGATTCAGATATAGATATCTTAAACTTCATTGACAGTTTTGTTAAAAAAGGAGTTAGTTATGTTATTGCGACTGATATTTCTAAAGATGGAACTCTTGAAGGCACAGCCATTGACTTGTATAAACAAATACTTCAACAGCATCCAGAAATTCAGCTTATTGCTTCTGGTGGTGTTGCTGGTATTGATGACTTAAATCACGCAAAAGAAATAGGTTGCGAAGGGATTATTATTGGTAAAGCGATTTATGAAAATACAATTTCTTTAAAAGATCTTGAAAACTACATCGTAGGCAAAACTTCATAA
- the hisC gene encoding histidinol-phosphate transaminase: MKNQLKLSELVRENVKAMKAYSSARDEFSSTKDDLLFLDANESPFDNKFNRYPDPYQLQLKEAIASLKSVSTTQLMLGNGSDEVLDLIFRAFCEPHQDQVITMPPTYGMYQVLANLNAIEVVKVNLTESFQINTTAVFDAITPATKLIFICSPNNPSGNVMQINSIKLLLEQFKGLVVIDEAYIDYSSTSSFISELQIYDNLIVTQTFSKALGHAAIRLGVCFAHPSIINVLEKIKPPYNVNQLTQNKALEVIKNYDTVSFQVKISTSERQLLMKQLEEISFIKQVFPSDANFILCRVDDANKRYQELLDLGIIVRNRNQEVGCENCLRISIGTPEQNKKLMHTLNQLDL, encoded by the coding sequence ATGAAAAATCAACTAAAATTAAGCGAGCTAGTTCGAGAGAATGTAAAAGCTATGAAAGCCTATTCTTCTGCGCGAGATGAATTTTCTTCAACTAAAGATGATTTACTTTTTTTAGATGCAAACGAGAGTCCGTTTGATAATAAGTTTAATCGTTATCCAGATCCATATCAACTTCAATTAAAAGAAGCAATAGCAAGTCTAAAGTCGGTTTCAACTACACAATTAATGCTTGGTAATGGTAGTGATGAAGTTTTAGATTTAATTTTTAGGGCTTTTTGTGAACCTCATCAAGACCAAGTCATTACCATGCCACCAACTTATGGCATGTATCAGGTTTTAGCCAATTTAAACGCTATTGAGGTAGTAAAAGTTAATCTTACTGAAAGTTTTCAGATTAATACTACTGCAGTTTTTGATGCGATTACGCCAGCTACCAAACTTATTTTCATATGTTCGCCAAATAATCCTTCAGGAAATGTCATGCAAATTAATAGTATTAAACTACTATTAGAGCAATTTAAAGGTTTGGTTGTAATTGATGAAGCTTATATTGACTATAGCTCAACAAGTTCATTTATAAGTGAATTACAAATTTATGATAACCTAATCGTTACCCAAACTTTCTCTAAAGCATTAGGTCATGCTGCAATTAGACTTGGTGTTTGTTTTGCGCATCCTTCAATAATTAATGTTTTAGAAAAAATTAAACCACCTTATAATGTTAACCAATTAACACAAAATAAGGCTTTAGAGGTTATCAAAAACTACGATACTGTTAGCTTTCAGGTTAAAATTTCAACCTCAGAACGCCAACTTTTAATGAAACAACTTGAAGAAATTTCATTCATAAAGCAAGTATTTCCGAGCGATGCAAATTTTATATTATGCCGTGTAGATGATGCCAACAAACGTTACCAAGAGTTGCTAGATTTAGGCATAATCGTGAGAAATAGAAACCAAGAGGTTGGCTGTGAAAATTGCTTACGAATTAGTATCGGTACGCCTGAACAAAACAAAAAATTAATGCACACTCTAAATCAATTAGACCTATGA
- the hisG gene encoding ATP phosphoribosyltransferase, protein MKEKLKIAIQKSGRLHDDSLQILKDCGISINNGKDQLKVSASNFPIEILYLRNGDIPQYLRDEVVDAAIIGENLCLEKGEDLPILKSLGFSKCRVSIAIPNQVEYQSPKDLNGKQIATSYPNTLQKFLNQHQIQAEIHLINGSVEIAPSIGLADAVCDIVSSGSTLFKNNLKEVEEITKSEAVLVKSPTLNSDKKHILDKLLFRIDAVLKAKDAKYVLLNAPNDKIDQIIKILPGMKSPTIMPLAEKNWSSIHTVINQEKFWDIIDELKAAGAESILVNPIEKMIL, encoded by the coding sequence ATGAAAGAAAAACTTAAAATTGCAATTCAAAAATCTGGTCGTTTACATGACGATTCGCTTCAAATTTTAAAAGATTGTGGCATATCAATAAATAACGGAAAAGACCAGCTTAAGGTAAGCGCATCAAATTTTCCGATTGAAATATTGTACTTAAGAAACGGAGATATCCCACAATATCTTAGGGATGAAGTGGTTGATGCGGCAATCATCGGAGAGAATTTATGTTTAGAAAAAGGTGAAGATTTACCTATCTTAAAATCATTAGGCTTTTCAAAATGTCGCGTTTCAATAGCCATACCTAATCAAGTTGAGTATCAGTCACCAAAAGATTTAAATGGAAAACAAATAGCAACTTCTTATCCAAACACACTTCAAAAATTTTTAAATCAACATCAAATACAAGCCGAAATTCACCTTATTAATGGTTCAGTTGAAATTGCACCAAGTATAGGTTTAGCTGATGCTGTTTGTGACATCGTTTCAAGTGGTAGCACATTGTTTAAAAATAATTTAAAAGAGGTAGAAGAAATTACTAAAAGCGAGGCAGTTTTAGTAAAATCACCAACTTTAAATTCTGATAAAAAGCACATATTAGATAAACTTTTATTTAGAATTGATGCGGTTTTGAAGGCCAAAGATGCCAAATATGTATTGCTTAATGCACCAAATGATAAGATTGATCAAATCATTAAAATTTTACCAGGAATGAAGAGTCCAACAATAATGCCTTTGGCTGAAAAGAATTGGAGTTCGATACATACTGTAATTAACCAAGAAAAATTTTGGGATATTATAGACGAATTAAAAGCGGCTGGCGCTGAGAGTATTTTAGTAAACCCTATTGAAAAAATGATTTTGTAA
- the hisF gene encoding imidazole glycerol phosphate synthase subunit HisF, with the protein MLTKRIIPCLDIKNGRTVKGVNFVDLKDAGDPIELAVYYAENLADELVFLDISATEERRKTLAKLVEAIAQHINIPFTVGGGIASVKDVELLLKHGADKVSINSAAVKNPSLITEIASQFGSQCCVVAIDAKQIDSQWKVHLVGGKEATSLDLFNWAKQVESLGAGEILFTSMNHDGTKNGFANEALAKLSSIVNIPIIASGGAGAKQHFKDVFTLGKADAALAASVFHFKEIQIKDLKNYLLNSKIPVRL; encoded by the coding sequence ATGCTTACAAAAAGAATTATTCCTTGTTTAGACATTAAAAATGGTCGAACAGTTAAAGGTGTTAACTTCGTTGACTTAAAAGATGCGGGTGATCCTATTGAATTAGCGGTTTATTACGCAGAAAACCTAGCTGATGAGTTGGTTTTTCTTGATATATCAGCAACTGAAGAACGCCGAAAAACTTTAGCTAAACTTGTTGAAGCCATCGCTCAACACATTAATATTCCGTTTACAGTCGGCGGAGGCATAGCCTCAGTTAAGGATGTAGAATTACTCTTAAAACATGGTGCTGATAAAGTCTCAATTAATTCTGCTGCTGTTAAAAATCCTTCTTTAATAACTGAAATTGCTTCTCAGTTTGGTTCGCAATGTTGTGTAGTAGCGATTGACGCTAAACAAATAGACAGCCAATGGAAAGTTCATCTAGTTGGCGGTAAAGAAGCTACGAGTCTTGATTTATTTAATTGGGCAAAGCAAGTTGAAAGTCTTGGCGCTGGTGAAATTTTATTTACATCGATGAATCACGATGGTACTAAAAATGGTTTTGCGAATGAAGCTTTAGCAAAATTATCAAGTATCGTGAATATTCCTATTATCGCCTCAGGTGGTGCAGGAGCTAAGCAACATTTTAAAGATGTATTTACATTAGGAAAAGCTGATGCAGCACTAGCTGCTAGTGTTTTTCACTTTAAAGAAATTCAAATAAAGGATTTAAAAAATTATCTTTTAAACTCAAAAATTCCCGTAAGATTATGA
- the hisH gene encoding imidazole glycerol phosphate synthase subunit HisH, producing MKLSIIDYGAGNIKSIQFAFQRLGIKAQLTNSPEEILNSDKIIFPGVGEASSAMRKLKSTGLEQLIPHLKQPVLGICLGMQLMCHKSSEGNTNALGIFDVDVIKFSNPELKVPQVGWNAIHSLKGELFKGISEGEFMYLVHSYYVPKHAEAIALSNYGKDYTVALKHQNFYGVQFHPEKSGRSGERLLENFIKLKV from the coding sequence GTGAAGCTTTCAATTATAGATTATGGTGCAGGAAATATTAAAAGTATTCAGTTTGCATTTCAACGTTTAGGGATCAAAGCACAATTAACTAATAGCCCTGAAGAAATTCTAAATTCTGATAAAATTATTTTTCCTGGCGTTGGTGAAGCGAGTTCAGCTATGAGAAAATTAAAATCTACAGGTTTAGAGCAATTGATACCTCACTTAAAACAACCTGTACTGGGTATTTGTTTAGGGATGCAACTCATGTGTCATAAAAGTTCTGAAGGAAATACGAATGCATTGGGTATTTTTGATGTTGATGTAATTAAATTCTCAAACCCAGAACTTAAAGTACCACAAGTTGGATGGAATGCAATTCATTCATTAAAAGGCGAACTATTCAAAGGTATTTCAGAAGGCGAGTTTATGTACTTAGTCCATTCATACTACGTACCCAAGCATGCAGAAGCTATTGCACTATCAAATTATGGCAAGGATTATACAGTAGCTCTTAAACACCAAAACTTTTATGGTGTGCAATTTCACCCAGAAAAAAGTGGTCGATCAGGTGAGCGACTGCTTGAAAATTTTATTAAACTAAAAGTTTAA
- a CDS encoding glyoxalase, whose translation MLDRDQEILSIRVELPNAKVYENTQDLERFQNESLRPIAKFQNMILLEVFKNYIDRYKNVYHKYDLGGKTAYIEQAVKKDSKLKNLIRGLFLGHFTADEYKFYSKNVSAVNKRIINLVKERLLSQIQYFEV comes from the coding sequence ATGCTAGATCGAGACCAAGAAATTTTATCAATTAGAGTTGAACTTCCAAACGCTAAAGTTTATGAAAATACACAAGATTTAGAGCGATTTCAAAATGAAAGTTTAAGACCTATTGCAAAATTTCAGAATATGATTTTGCTAGAAGTTTTTAAAAATTACATAGATCGTTATAAAAATGTTTATCATAAATACGATTTAGGCGGTAAAACTGCTTATATTGAGCAAGCTGTAAAAAAGGATTCTAAACTTAAAAATTTAATTAGAGGATTATTTTTAGGTCATTTTACAGCAGATGAATATAAATTTTATAGTAAAAATGTAAGTGCCGTTAATAAACGAATTATTAACTTAGTAAAAGAGCGTTTATTAAGTCAAATACAATATTTTGAAGTCTAA
- the hisIE gene encoding bifunctional phosphoribosyl-AMP cyclohydrolase/phosphoribosyl-ATP diphosphatase HisIE has product MIVNQVNFSKYPDQLVPAIIQDAITRNVLMLGYMNKEALTKTLDLKQVTFFSRSKQRLWTKGEESGNYLHLEDIKLDCDQDALLIQATPSGPTCHKGTDTCWAEANTANFGFLSKLEETITDRKMTFKTSHQLQEKPKSYVTSLFNKGINKIAQKVGEEAVEVVIEAKDDNDELFLNESADLLFHYLILLQAKGFKLADVVQVLNNRRKSN; this is encoded by the coding sequence ATGATTGTAAATCAAGTCAACTTTTCAAAATATCCAGATCAATTAGTACCAGCTATTATTCAGGATGCTATTACCAGAAATGTTCTCATGTTAGGCTACATGAATAAAGAAGCACTTACAAAAACACTTGATTTAAAACAAGTTACTTTTTTTAGTCGAAGTAAACAAAGGTTATGGACTAAAGGTGAAGAAAGTGGAAATTATTTACATCTCGAAGATATTAAACTTGATTGTGATCAAGATGCTTTGTTAATTCAAGCAACTCCAAGTGGCCCAACATGTCACAAAGGAACAGATACATGTTGGGCTGAAGCTAATACAGCTAATTTTGGTTTTTTATCTAAACTTGAAGAAACCATTACTGATCGCAAAATGACCTTTAAAACATCTCATCAATTACAAGAAAAGCCTAAAAGCTATGTTACATCATTGTTTAATAAAGGTATTAACAAAATTGCTCAAAAAGTAGGCGAAGAAGCAGTTGAAGTAGTTATCGAAGCTAAAGATGATAATGATGAGTTATTTTTAAATGAAAGTGCCGACTTACTTTTTCATTATCTCATTTTACTTCAAGCGAAAGGTTTTAAATTAGCAGATGTAGTTCAAGTTTTAAATAACCGCCGTAAATCTAATTGA